One segment of Dermochelys coriacea isolate rDerCor1 chromosome 5, rDerCor1.pri.v4, whole genome shotgun sequence DNA contains the following:
- the CD72 gene encoding B-cell differentiation antigen CD72: MAQSVVYADLKFVKAPGGNSVCPRSWEAAPAEDNDAELTYENIQLAQTGEVKQGQGTEQSKEPWWSTRYLPLGLLGTCLFLLATTIGLGVRYWQVSQHLQQASRAHKAESSRLSQQVSTKEATLTQTARELEQARRELEQARRELEQARQELEQAMQELELMRQEKNSTQEQMRQQEAVLEGTKEELARVQEEKREIKEKLKQTESALSSIRPCEQTGCCLADWVLYRGKCLFISKEVKTWEESKKDCERNSARLLITKSWDSRTVPNFLKNTDVLYWIGLVQNKDSPWQWVDNSPFEKDWSYPNYRYGKCGAIRNGFINREFCYYSKPWICEKAPSQRSPARFWFP, encoded by the exons ATGGCCCAGAGCGTCGTTTATGCTGACCTGAAGTTCGTGAAGGCCCCTGGGGGGAACAGCGTGTGCCCCAGGTCTTGGGAGGCAG cgcCCGCAGAGGACAACGATGCAGAGCTCACTTACGAGAACATCCAGCTGGCCCAGACTGGGGAGGTGAAGCAGGGGCAAGGGACAGAGCAGAGCAAAG AGCCCTGGTGGAGCACGCGGTACCTGCCCCTCGGCTTGCTGGggacctgcctcttcctcctgGCCACCACCATCGGCCTGGGGGTTCGCT ACTGGCAGGTTTCCCAGCATCTGCAGCAGGCGTCCCGAGCGCACAAGGCAGAGAGCAGCCGCCTCTCCCAGCAAGTCAGCACCAAGGAGGCGACCCTGACGCAGACGGCGAGGGAGTTGGAGCAGGCCAGGCGGGAGTTGGAGCAGGCCAGGCGGGAGCTGGAGCAGGCgaggcaggagctggagcaggccatgcaggagctggagctgatGCGGCAGGAGAAGAACAGCACCCAGGAGCAGATGCGTCAGCAGGAGGCCGTGTTAGAGGGAACAAAGGAGGAGCTGGCGAGGGtacaggaggagaagagagaaattaaAGAGAAGCTGAAACAAACAGAGAGTGCGCTGTCCAGCATCCGCCCCTGCGAGCAGACAG GCTGCTGCCTGGCAGACTGGGTGTTGTACAGAGGAAAATGCTTGTTCATCTCGAAGGAGGTGAAGACTTGGGAAGAAAGCAAAAAAGACTGTGAACGGAACTCTGCTCGGCTTCTTATCACCAAATCCTGGGACTCGAGGACAGTGCCG AATTTTCTGAAAAACACTGATGTCCTGTACTGGATTGGACTAGTCCAGAATAAGGATTCACCATGGCAGTGGGTTGATAACTCACCCTTTGAAAA AGATTGGAGCTATCCGAATTACCGCTATGGGAAGTGTGGAGCAATAAGAAATGGCTTCATAAACAGGGAATTTTGCTACTATTCGAAGCCGTGGATCTGTGA